The following DNA comes from Paraburkholderia sp. PGU19.
CACGATGTCGACGCCTGCCCCTTGACCTTCGCCAGCGCGTCGTCCCACTGCGCCTCGGGTACGCGCGCGTAATGCAGCTCGCCCATGACGGGCAGCCACGGTTCGCCGTCGCGCGTCAGATAGCGGCTGTTGATGCCAATCGTCTTCCCATCCGGCGATGTATTCGCGCCCATCCGCAACGTATCCGCGAGCGGCGTAGTGGCAGGGCGGCTTGCATCGACGGTCAGCGTCGGTGTCGGCATATCGCGCGGGCGATTCATCACGCGGAGATCCACGCGCAGACATCGGCGGTGCCGAGCGTGCGCTGACCCAGCACGAAATGCGCGTTGTCAGGTGCGGGCGCTTCGGCAGCACTAGCGCCGAAGTTGAACGCGAAGGTGATCTCGCCGCGACGCCGCACACGCAAGCCTTGCGGAAGATGCGTCACTGCAAGGCCCGCATCGCGCGCCGCGCCTTCGAGCAACGCGCGATGCAATGCCGCATCGAACCACGCGCTCGCATAGCGCACATGGCCGCGCGCGACGATAGCGGGCCAGTTGTCATCGAAACGCGCGAGCACGTCGAGACCGTCGCGCGTTTCGATATGCTCGCGCCAGTGCAAGGCGATGCCCGTTACACCGTTGAGTGTCGTCGTCGGCTGCAGCGTCGGGCGCAACGAATCGACTTCGAGCACCTTGAACGGCAGGACCGTTTGCAGCGCGCCCGGCGGCAACTGTGCGGGAATCGCGAAGTCGGCCGTCTTCGAGCCGGTGCGCGGGCCGATCACCCATTGCGCCGAAGACTGTTCGACGCTCTTCGCAAAGCCCGCAGGCAGCGCCGCGAGACCCGGCACGACGATCAGCTTGTAATCCGACAGATCGGCGTGCGCCGACACGATATCGACATCGAGCGCCATTTCGCGCAGCGTCCGGTAATACTCGAACGCGAGCGTCTGATAATCGAAACCCTTTGCATGCCGCTGGATCTCGAACATCCATTGCGTCTCATAGTCGAACACGAGCGCGACGTCGGCGCGTGGCGCGGGGCCGCTTTGCGCGAGCTTCGTGAGCGCGTCGGACTGCGCGATCTCCTGCGCGGCGCGCGCCACTTCGCGCCCACCCGGCGAGAGCGTGTTGTCGGGCAGATTCAAACCCGAATGCATCTGCTCCTGTGCAA
Coding sequences within:
- a CDS encoding beta-galactosidase; amino-acid sequence: MNRPRDMPTPTLTVDASRPATTPLADTLRMGANTSPDGKTIGINSRYLTRDGEPWLPVMGELHYARVPEAQWDDALAKVKGQASTSCRRM